A region from the Lytechinus variegatus isolate NC3 chromosome 6, Lvar_3.0, whole genome shotgun sequence genome encodes:
- the LOC121417124 gene encoding methenyltetrahydrofolate synthase domain-containing protein-like encodes MMASHSSKESIRRMIWDYLEENDLAEFPRPVHHRIPNFKGAAEACNRLGRMGIFQKAKTIKVNPDKPQQQARFLALEAHKTLLVPTPRLRTGLFNRITPPAGANKKMLRTCSSSQGVRQYSSPVGLDAAVKVDLVIIGSVAVSPKGYRIGKGEGYADMEFAMMSSMGAVNKDTVVITTVHDCQVKDDLPDHLFGDHDLGVDFIVTPTRTIECENKRARPKGIVWELLTREKFSQIPVLEVLRRREAEMGVDVRLKEERSEGSVDCHTGKEHINRRVEERDRFVDSSTAATANNYSNDEASLLGMHGKMPGVESSYKGKRCTSDRTDTRVSQGLVDKKNGDNDKNGTDERSKAYEMKGQSANNSQRSKGHKPNSGRRKDLAGMFAWN; translated from the exons GGAGCAGCTGAAGCCTGCAACAGACTGGGTAGAATGGGGATCTTTCAGAAAGCAAAGACGATAAAAGTAAATCCAGACAAGCCGCAACAACAAGCGAGATTCCTTGCTTTAGAG GCACACAAAACTCTGTTAGTCCCTACTCCTCGGCTCAGGACCGGTCTGTTCAATAGGATTACCCCTCCAGCTGGGGCTAACAAGAAGATGCTTAGAACCTGTTCATCTTCACAG GGTGTGAGGCAATACAGCTCACCAGTAGGCTTGGATGCAGCGGTCAAGGTTGACCTGGTCATCATCGGGTCAGTTGCTGTCTCTCCTAAAG GTTACAGGATTGGGAAGGGTGAAGGATATGCAGACATGGAATTTGCCATGATGTCATCAATGGGTGCGGTTAACAAGGATACCGTTGTCATAACGACGGTCCACGACTGCCAAGTCAAGGATGACCTCCCTGACCATTTATTTGGAGACCACGACCTGGGCGTCGATTTCATCGTGACGCCGACGAGGACGATTGAGTGCGAGAATAAGCGTGCGAGGCCGAAAGGAATCGTCTGGGAACTGCTGACGAGGGAGAAATTCTCACAGATTCCGGTGTTGGAGGTTCTGAGGAGGCGGGAAGCGGAGATGGGCGTCGATGTCAGGCTGAAAGAAGAAAGATCTGAAGGTAGTGTTGACTGTCACACAGGAAAGGAGCATATAAACAGAAGAGTAGAGGAGAGGGATAGATTTGTAGACTCATCCACAGCCGCTACTGCAAACAATTATAGCAATGATGAAGCGTCACTGTTAGGAATGCATGGCAAAATGCCTGGTGTGGAGTCTAGTTACAAAGGAAAAAGATGTACATCAGACAGAACGGACACAAGAGTTTCTCAAGGATTGGTGGATAAGAAGAATGGAGACAATGATAAAAATGGGACAGATGAAAGGTCAAAAGCATATGAAATGAAGGGTCAAAGTGCAAATAATAGTCAAAGATCAAAGGGTCATAAGCCAAACTCTGGAAGAAGGAAAGATTTAGCTGGTATGTTTGCGTGGAACTAA